In the genome of Clostridia bacterium, the window TCCCGCTCCCGGAGTACGGTCTTGACCCGGGCTATATCCCGCCTAACCTCGCGAATCCGAAGGGGGTTATCCAGCTGGCCAGTGGCCATCTGGAAACGCAGGTTAAAGAGCTCTTCCTTGAGGTCCTCCACCTTGCGCTCCAAT includes:
- the rpmC gene encoding 50S ribosomal protein L29 translates to MERKVEDLKEELFNLRFQMATGQLDNPLRIREVRRDIARVKTVLRERELKEERAQMGDPARRAAQGS